The following proteins come from a genomic window of Ursus arctos isolate Adak ecotype North America unplaced genomic scaffold, UrsArc2.0 scaffold_12, whole genome shotgun sequence:
- the LOC113254212 gene encoding translation initiation factor IF-2 encodes MGRGKAKAVCKQASSASLRDVRAGPGVRGCARPGPGANLKGASAPANTPAPHTRAAGWGRRPQQQDAPSARPEGCCQGPFPAAEGQRARDRAASHSPRAAAAAATAWPGGSSLSRQPPPEGTGAAPGAAAKPPAPEGTVVAATTEAQRPPSLIGLTGRRSHAVPGGAPLNRAGGARLRRDDRGAAGGDPQRSLQRRRGRSCRRRRWATAPPGPHARLRRRDCGGRPCTSGGERGGARPGDGGDPALATLPSARGPPPTMPRGRRKPLDPRRSWRVLAPPPALGRERLCTFSFSPEDT; translated from the exons ATGGGGCGCGGAAAAGCCAAGGCTGTTTGCAAACAGGCGTCCTCTGCCTCCCTCCGGGATGTACGTGCCGGGCCCGGGGTAAGAGGCTGCGCTCGGCCCGGGCCCGGGGCCAACCTGAAGGGTGCCAGTGCCCCCGCCAACACCCCCGCTCCACACACCCG AGccgcggggtgggggaggcggccGCAGCAGCAGGACGCCCCGTCCGCCCGGCCCGAGGGCTGCTGCCAGGGGCCCTTCCCGGCGGCGGAAGGCCAGCGAGCCCGGGACCGCGCCGCGTCTCACTCACCTCGAGCAGCGGCCGCCGCCGCCACAGCATGGCCGGGGGGGTCGTCCCTGAGCCGACAGCCTCCTCCGGAGGGCACCGGCGCGGCCCCAGGCGCCGCCGCGAAGCCTCCCGCTCCTGAAGGGACTGTGGTCGCCGCTACTACTGAGGCCCAGCGCCCGCCGAGCCTCATCGGGCTCACGGGCCGCCGCAGCCACGCGGTTCCCGGAGGAGCGCCGCTGAACCGGGCCGGGGGCGCAAGGCTGCGGCGGGACGACCGAGGTGCTGCAGGCGGGGATCCTCAGCGAAGCCTCCAGCGTCGCCGTGGCCGCTCCTGCCGCCGGCGCCGCTGGGCCACAGCGCCCCCTGGACCCCACGCCCGGCTACGGCGCCGGGACTGCGGCGGCCGGCCCTGCACGAGCGGCGGGGAACGCGGGGGAGCGCGGCCTGGGGATGGCGGGGACCCGGCGCTAGCTACGTTGCCCTCGGCCCGCGGCCCGCCCCCGACAATGCCTCGGGGGAGGCGGAAGCCCCTCGATCCCCGCCGATCGTGGCGGGTGctcgccccacccccagccctaggcCGTGAGCGCCTTTgcaccttttccttctctccagaaGATACGTGA